Proteins from one Rhizobium sp. CB3090 genomic window:
- a CDS encoding GMC family oxidoreductase N-terminal domain-containing protein — protein sequence MAKTYDFIIAGGGSAACVAAMRLVRDFGFSVLVIERGPRKTAKLMAFPAGYMKYLARDDFLEMHHTVPQPQLGGRGPIVPVAKALGGGSAVNAMVYMRGQKEDYDGWAAHLGHGIEWSYANMLPHFKGIEANTRFNNRYHGISGNLRISEPGHISGTTEDFLLAAQGLGHPYNPDFNGVRQNGVGIMQHTFGQWNGKTERSDAKKAFLDPLAGDKRLEIITDARVDRIAIENGRATGITYTRNGESHTIHAEREILVAAGTYNSAKLMMLSGIGPADHLREHGIDVALDLPGVGANLQDHHEVPVIATTKAKSGYFGEDKGWPMLRNGLQYLLFNSGPVTTTGIESCLFYDPDGSERPSIQLYCAPIVYLDRDVSSAKPTYGVTFTSCLLRPKARGSVKLRSGDPADQPLVDCNFFGDPDDLRLTLASLKVARQLLETEPFKSKIADEILPGRALQDDEALAKFAGQTVKTNYHPSGSLRMGPDDDPMSVVDGKLRVRGIDGLRVIDCSIIPFIPSGNTNAPAMAIGSKAAEMIGKSY from the coding sequence GTGGCGAAGACCTATGATTTCATCATTGCCGGCGGTGGCTCGGCAGCGTGCGTTGCCGCCATGCGGCTGGTACGCGATTTCGGCTTTTCCGTTCTCGTCATCGAGCGCGGGCCGCGCAAAACCGCAAAGCTGATGGCTTTTCCCGCCGGCTATATGAAATATCTCGCCCGCGACGATTTCCTTGAAATGCACCATACGGTTCCGCAGCCGCAACTCGGCGGCCGCGGGCCGATCGTTCCGGTCGCCAAGGCGCTTGGCGGCGGCAGCGCTGTCAATGCCATGGTCTACATGCGCGGCCAGAAGGAAGATTATGACGGCTGGGCCGCCCATCTTGGCCATGGGATAGAATGGTCCTATGCCAACATGCTGCCGCACTTCAAAGGGATCGAAGCGAATACGCGCTTCAACAACCGATATCATGGCATATCCGGCAATCTGCGCATCTCCGAGCCCGGGCATATCTCCGGGACGACGGAGGACTTCCTCTTGGCCGCGCAGGGGCTCGGCCATCCCTATAATCCCGACTTCAACGGCGTCAGGCAAAACGGCGTCGGCATCATGCAGCACACCTTCGGCCAGTGGAACGGCAAGACGGAACGATCCGATGCCAAGAAGGCCTTCCTTGACCCGCTTGCCGGCGACAAAAGGCTTGAGATCATCACCGACGCCCGTGTCGACCGCATCGCCATCGAAAACGGCCGCGCGACCGGTATCACCTACACGCGTAATGGAGAAAGCCACACGATCCATGCCGAACGAGAGATCCTTGTCGCTGCTGGCACCTACAACAGCGCCAAACTGATGATGCTGTCCGGCATCGGCCCGGCCGATCACCTGCGCGAACACGGTATTGACGTTGCCCTCGATCTTCCCGGCGTCGGCGCCAACCTGCAGGATCATCATGAAGTCCCGGTCATCGCCACGACCAAGGCCAAATCCGGCTATTTCGGCGAGGACAAGGGCTGGCCGATGCTTCGCAACGGGCTGCAATATCTGCTCTTCAACTCGGGGCCGGTGACCACCACCGGCATCGAATCCTGCCTGTTCTACGATCCGGACGGCAGCGAGCGGCCATCGATCCAGCTCTATTGCGCCCCGATCGTTTATCTCGACCGTGACGTCTCCTCCGCCAAGCCCACCTATGGCGTCACCTTCACCTCCTGCCTGCTGCGCCCGAAGGCACGCGGCAGTGTCAAGCTGCGCTCGGGCGATCCTGCGGATCAGCCGCTGGTCGACTGCAACTTCTTCGGCGATCCCGACGACCTGCGCCTGACGCTCGCCTCATTGAAGGTTGCACGGCAACTGCTGGAGACGGAACCATTCAAATCGAAGATCGCCGACGAAATCCTACCCGGCCGGGCGCTGCAGGACGACGAGGCGCTCGCCAAATTCGCCGGCCAGACCGTCAAGACGAATTACCACCCTTCCGGCAGCCTGCGCATGGGGCCGGACGATGATCCGATGTCGGTGGTCGATGGAAAGCTGCGCGTGCGCGGCATCGATGGCCTGCGGGTCATCGACTGCTCGATCATTCCCTTCATCCCCTCAGGAAATACGAATGCGCCGGCGATGGCGATCGGCTCCAAGGCAGCGGAGATGATTGGGAAGAGCTATTGA